One Salvia splendens isolate huo1 chromosome 12, SspV2, whole genome shotgun sequence genomic window carries:
- the LOC121758286 gene encoding pleiotropic drug resistance protein 3-like encodes MDNFIGGDEIESFRNELSEIGRSFRSSIRRHSSSFRNDSTLSSVIADEVVSQWAEIERLPTYDRLRSSLFDEAGGRKVVDVTKLGAPERHMFIEKLLKHIEHDNLRLLQKIRKRMDRVGVKQPTIEVRYNNLCIAAECEVVDGKPLPTLWNSFKSLVSDVTRLPCMPTQEARVEIIKDVSGIINPGRMTLLLGPPGCGKTTLLKALTGNLDKSLKVSGDISYNGYKLDEFVPQKTSAYISQDDLHIPEMTVRETLDFSARCQGIGSRAEIMAEVSRKEKEAKIVPDPEVDTYMKAISVEGQRTSLQTNYILKILGLDICADTLFGDAMRRGISGGQKKRLTTGEMIVGPTKALFMDEISNGLDSSTTYQIVCCLQQLAHISDATIVVSLLQPAPETFDLFDDVILMGEGKIVYHGPRNDVLEFFRNCGFGCPERKGVADFLQEVISKKDQEQYWLETRQPYTYVSVDMFAAKFKESAHGKNLTKELSVPFDKSNSHKSAISFSVYSLSRWTLFRACMSREFLLMKRNAFMYVFKTAQLVFIASVTMTVFLRTQMHVDLVHANDYLGALFYTLIILLIDGMPELSMTIARLPVFYKQRDLNFYPAWAYAIPATILKIPMSLLEALVWTCLTYYVIGFSPEAGRFFRQMILVFAVHLTSSSMFRFLAALFRTVVASTTAGSLAILFVMLFSGFIIPRPSMPVWLKWAFWVSPLSYGEIGLSSNEFHAPRWQKDLTGNTTIGNQTLANRGLDFSKDLFWVSVGALIGLSLLLNLGFALALSYLKPAGSRAIISSDQLSKLKGNSKELDKKASIEGHSKVSSPRTSVKPHGDRMILPFQPLSMVFQDVQYYVDTPMAMKDHGYTQKRLQILCDITGAFKPGVLTALMGVSGAGKTTLLDVLSGRKTSGTIEGEIKIGGYPKVQSTFSRISGYCEQTDIHSPQITVQESVIFSAWLRLDPQVEEKTKYEFVKEVLETIELDSIKDSLVGLPGVDGLSTEQRKRLTIAVELVANPSIIFMDEPTTGLDARAAAIVMRAVRNVANTGRTIVCTIHQPSIDIFEAFDELVLLKAGGRMIYCGPLGHHSSEVIEYFEAIPGVEKIRDNYNPAAWMLEVTSTSSEAELGLDFTEIYKKSSLHESNKELANKLSVPPAGSKDLHFSTRYPQNGWEQFKASLWKQHWSYWRSPKYNVMRSLHMIFAAFLFGLVFWNQGKKVHNQQSLFTLLGSMYASTLFCGINNSSSVLPYVSTERTVLYREKFAGMYASWAYSAAQVIVEIPYLFAQSVVFTVITYPMIGYHWTAYKVFFYIYTMFCTLLYFTYLGMLLIAITPSFPVAAISQSAFYTMFNLFAGFLVPHPQIPRWWIWFYYMVPTSWSLNGMLNSQFGDIEEKILVFGETKTVSAFLKDYFGYQHHLLPLVAVMLLFYPILFASLFGICISKLNFQRR; translated from the exons ATGGATAACTTCATTGGCGGGGACGAGATCGAGTCGTTCAGGAACGAGCTCTCCGAGATAGGCAGAAGCTTCAGATCGTCAATCCGCCGCCACTCATCGAGCTTTCGCAACGATTCCACCTTGAGCTCTGTAATCGCCGATGAAGTAGTCTCTCAGTGGGCGGAGATTGAAAGACTGCCGACGTATGATCGATTGAGATCTTCGCTCTTCGATGAAGCCGGAGGTAGAAAGGTGGTTGATGTCACGAAGCTTGGCGCGCCGGAGCGGCACATGTTCATCGAAAAGCTTCTCAAGCACATTGAGCACGATAACCTTCGTCTTCTGCAGAAAATCAGGAAGAGAATGGATAG AGTTGGGGTGAAACAGCCTACTATTGAGGTTAGGTACAATAACTTGTGCATAGCTGCCGAGTGTGAGGTTGTTGATGGGAAGCCCCTGCCTACACTTTGGAACTCCTTCAAAAGTTTGGTTTCT GATGTCACCAGGCTTCCCTGTATGCCAACACAGGAGGCCCGTGTGGAAATCATAAAGGATGTCAGTGGCATCATCAACCCTGGAAG AATGACTCTATTACTTGGTCCTCCAGGATGTGGAAAGACTACCCTTTTGAAAGCCTTAACAGGAAATTTAGACAAATCGCTTAAG GTTTCTGGAGATATCTCGTACAATGGATATAAACTTGATGAGTTTGTACCTCAGAAAACATCAGCTTATATAAGCCAAGATGATTTACATATTCCAGAGATGACTGTACGGGAAACACTTGATTTTTCTGCTCGCTGTCAGGGTATTGGTAGCAGAGCAG AAATTATGGCTGAGGTTAGCAGaaaggagaaagaagccaaAATTGTTCCTGATCCAGAAGTGGACACTTACATGAAG GCAATTTCTGTGGAAGGACAAAGGACTTCTCTTCAAACTAACTACATTTTGAAA ATTCTTGGTCTTGATATATGTGCTGATACACTCTTTGGAGATGCCATGAGAAGAGGAATATCTGGTGGCCAGAAGAAGAGACTTACTACAG GTGAGATGATAGTTGGACCAACAAAAGCCTTATTTATGGATGAAATCTCGAATGGTCTAGACAGCTCAACCACATATCAGATAGTTTGTTGTCTTCAACAACTTGCACACATCTCAGATGCTACAATAGTTGTTTCTCTTCTCCAGCCTGCACCAGAAACATTTGATCTCTTTGATGACGTAATTTTGATGGGTGAGGGAAAAATTGTTTATCATGGACCTCGAAATGATGTCTTAGAGTTCTTTAGAAATTGCGGATTTGGGTGCCCTGAGAGGaaaggagtggctgattttCTCCAGGAG GTTATTTCTAAGAAAGATCAAGAACAATACTGGCTGGAGACACGACAACCTTACACTTATGTGTCAGTTGATATGTTCGCGGCGAAATTTAAGGAATCTGCGCATGGAAAGAATCTTACTAAGGAACTTTCTGTACCATTTGATAAGTCGAATAGCCACAAGAGTGCTATTAGTTTTAGTGTGTACTCTCTGTCCAGATGGACTCTTTTCAGAGCTTGTATGTCGAGAGAGTTTCTTCTGATGAAACGAAATGCTTTTATGTATGTTTTCAAAACAGCTCAG CTTGTCTTCATTGCTTCTGTAACAATGACTGTATTCCTGAGGACGCAAATGCATGTTGATCTTGTCCATGCAAATGATTACTTGGGAGCTCTATTTTACACTCTCATTATTCTTCTTATAGATGGAATGCCAGAGCTCTCCATGACTATAGCAAGGCTTCCAGTTTTCTACAAACAAAGGGATTTGAACTTTTACCCTGCATGGGCATATGCGATTCCAGCAACCATCCTGAAAATTCCTATGTCATTGCTGGAAGCTCTAGTCTGGACATGTCTTACTTATTACGTTATTGGTTTTAGCCCTGAGGCTGGGAG GTTCTTTCGCCAGATGATTTTAGTTTTTGCTGTGCACTTGACCTCATCATCTATGTTCCGATTCCTAGCAGCTCTCTTTCGGACTGTAGTTGCGTCTACAACAGCTGGAAGTTTGGCCATACTGTTTGTGATGTTATTCAGTGGCTTTATAATCCCACGGC CATCTATGCCAGTTTGGTTGAAGTGGGCATTTTGGGTTTCTCCTCTTTCATATGGTGAGATAGGCCTTTCATCCAATGAGTTTCATGCTCCGAGATGGCAAAAG GATCTGACTGGAAATACAACCATAGGAAACCAAACACTTGCAAACCGTGGATTAGACTTCAGTAAAGATCTCTTTTGGGTATCCGTGGGTGCCCTTATCGGGCTGTCACTGCTCTTGAACCTTGGTTTTGCATTGGCATTGAGTTACTTAAAAC CTGCTGGTTCTCGTGCTATTATTTCAAGCGACCAACTTTCAAAGCTAAAGGGTAATAGTAAAGAACTGGATAAAAAAGCTAGTATTGAAGGGCATTCCAAAGTTTCTTCTCCTAGAACCAGTGTAAAACCTCATGGAG ACAGAATGATTTTACCCTTTCAACCCTTAAGTATGGTATTCCAAGATGTGCAGTACTACGTGGACACCCCAATG GCCATGAAAGACCATGGTTACACTCAAAAAAGGCTTCAGATCCTTTGTGATATCACTGGTGCATTCAAGCCTGGTGTTCTCACAGCACTCATGGGTGTCAGTGGGGCTGGGAAAACGACGCTTCTAGACGTACTTTCTGGCAGGAAAACTAGTGGCACCATCGAAGGAGAAATAAAAATTGGAGGGTATCCTAAAGTCCAGAGTACATTTTCTCGGATTTCAGGTTACTGTGAACAAACTGATATACATTCTCCGCAAATTACTGTGCAAGAATCAGTTATTTTTTCTGCATGGCTTCGTCTTGATCCACAAGTTGAGGAAAAAACGAAATAT GAATTTGTCAAAGAAGTCCTTGAAACCATTGAGCTTGACAGCATCAAAGATTCATTAGTGGGCTTGCCTGGTGTTGATGGTCTGTCAACTGAGCAAAGGAAGCGGCTAACAATAGCTGTTGAACTAGTTGCTAATCCCTCCATTATCTTTATGGATGAACCTACCACTGGACTGGATGCCAGAGCAGCAGCAATTGTTATGCGGGCAGTGAGGAACGTGGCAAATACGGGAAGAACCATTGTGTGCACCATTCACCAGCCGAGTATTGACATTTTTGAAGCATTTGATGAG TTAGTACTATTGAAAGCTGGAGGTCGCATGATCTATTGTGGGCCATTAGGTCATCATTCTTCTgaagtgattgaatattttgaG GCAATCCCTGGTGTGGAAAAAATCAGAGATAACTACAATCCAGCTGCATGGATGTTGGAAGTCACTTCCACTTCCTCCGAAGCTGAACTTGGCTTAGACTTTACTGAGATTTACAAGAAATCTAGTTTGCATGA GAGTAACAAAGAGCTTGCAAATAAGCTCAGCGTACCACCTGCTGGATCAAAAGATTTGCATTTCTCAACCCGATACCCGCAAAATGGTTGGGAGCAATTCAAAGCTAGCCTCTGGAAGCAGCACTGGTCTTACTGGAGGAGTCCTAAGTACAACGTGATGCGCTCGCTTCATATGatttttgcagcttttctttTCGGCCTGGTGTTCTGGAATCAAGGCAAAAAAGT ACATAATCAGCAGAGTCTATTCACTCTGCTGGGCTCAATGTACGCCTCCACGCTATTCTGTGGTATAAACAACTCCTCTTCAGTCCTTCCATATGTTAGCACCGAGCGAACTGTTCTCTACAGAGAAAAGTTCGCTGGAATGTATGCTTCGTGGGCTTACTCAGCCGCGCAG GTCATTGTCGAGATTCCATATCTGTTTGCACAATCAGTTGTATTCACAGTCATCACATATCCGATGATCGGATACCACTGGACTGCATACAAGGTGTTTTTCTACATTTACACCATGTTCTGCACGCTGCTATACTTCACATACCTCGGAATGCTGCTGATTGCCATAACACCAAGCTTTCCAGTGGCTGCCATTTCGCAGTCGGCCTTTTACACCATGTTCAATCTGTTTGCCGGATTCTTGGTCCCTCACCCG CAAATTCCGAGGTGGTGGATATGGTTTTATTACATGGTTCCGACTTCGTGGTCGTTGAATGGCATGCTTAATTCACAATTTGGTGATATAGAAGAGAAGATCTTGGTGTTTGGAGAGACCAAAACGGTATCAGCCTTTTTGAAGGATTATTTTGGATATCAACACCATCTTCTACCTCTTGTTGCTGTCATGTTGTTGTTCTACCCTATTCTTTTTGCTTCTCTTTTTGGAATTTGTATTTCCAAGTTGAACTTTCAAAGGAGGTAA